Part of the Aquila chrysaetos chrysaetos chromosome 6, bAquChr1.4, whole genome shotgun sequence genome, ACAGATTCTGCGCTCTGCTACGGGCAGGGCATCCAGCTACCTACCTACAGTGTAGATTTCCATATTGACAGTAAAGATGGAGTGGGAGCGGGAAGAGTCCTTATTCATGAGGGTGTAACCCACTGCTCggtttctccagcctgtctcCATGATCTGCTCACACTGGACCACACTATGCACAGTGTGCAGAGAGAGCCCCTTCACGTACACCCCTTTCTCTGGGTGCTCCTTCAGCTGCAAACAGGGACAATGCAAGACAGGTTAGAACAAGACGCACCAAGGCTGTGGGAAGGCACGCTGGAAACTGCCCGGAAGCTTGAGGGCTACACGAGTTTTACAAGTGGAGAAATTAAAACTGCAGTATGGCAAAAACATATCTGGCTGCCACCAAAAAGCCTTATTGTTTCTGAAGGAGGAATAAAACCACACGAAAAAAGGGAACCACTTTTATGGCTCTGCAGgcaaaaagaattaaagttaAAAGTTTGCTGACTGATTCAGAGATCTCCCAGGCCACAAGAAACTCATCTTCTCTGCACTGAGCCACCTTCTACCTCCCCTATTGTTAagctgcatattttaaaaaagaactgaaatgtttttcaccTATTATGGCAAAGGTTCTAATATCTCTTCAGTCATAgggagctttttttaaaatcaaagcacagaTTCAATAGTCATGGATATTGTTacaagtgctttgctgaagccTTCCGCTCTGAGAGGGCGTCTTGATCTCCCTGACAAAATTCCCAAAGTCACACCCATCACACACAGGCGGACTACAATAATTTTTCTCCAGATTAGCTCATTTTTAATACGCTCTAAAATCCTATTCAGGCACCTGGATAGAGACAGAGTGTTAGATACCTAACAGCATCTTTTCAGCAATTATCAGTCACGCAGAAGAAAAGTTTCATACAGCATGCTAATAAACGATTGAAATGTTCAAAATCTTGATCAAACctacataaaaaatacaaaacaatcaAGAGATCCCTGCACTCCTACATCAGCCCCCTCTGAAGCTACCTCCACACTGGGAATTTTAAATgagctgaattaattttcaacaGCAATGTTACGCCCCACATCTGCTGAGTTCATAACCAAAACTCTATCTTTATCATGTCAGCTGGGATATCAAGATATGGTTGTCATGACTCGGTGTCACGGAATGACAGGTATGGCGTTTGGCAGTGTGACTTCCAAAGAAGAGCCTTAGATACTTTAGTGATGCATGCGCCACAAGAAGCAATGTAAAATAGAgtatttgctgttaaaaaacCTGCACAGAACAGAGCAGAAGTGGCTGGAAACTAAACGAGGCAGGATTTTAGCCTTGTTCTAAAGCCATGACTGCCCAGGAGGAATCCAGTTACAGAATCACAGCCAGACTGTTCATACACTGTGACTTTTGCCTGTGCTACAGGGGAACCCCATGGCTGGCCTGGCTGTATTTGAGGGTGCTGCAGAGTCCTTGAGGAGCACCCAACCGAGGACATGGTTGTTTAACTCCAACACAGACTGACGGGGGTGTTTTCCTTGCAGAGCTCTGTAAAACCTGCTCTTCACAGGGTTTTATGCACCAGAGGCAATGGTGGGCTTCTGAGTCACCAAAGTCACTGACATTGAAAGgcaaaagaacaaacagaaatggcattttGGAGGAGAATTGGGGGacacagaagaaagcagtggGTCATCTTGGGCTTTCTGACTCTGCAGGACATGACTCCCTTAATTACTCGATGGAGGCAGCAACAGGCAGCAGCTGTCACCGGTGTGATGGTGTTACCCTGGAAACTGTTCTGCCCAACTCCTGCCTTCCCAGTGCCAACTGTGGTCGTCATGGAAACCGGTGTCACTGCTGATGTGGAACAAAGGATGGGAAACTGCAGCAAGCGCCTTCCGAAACAGTGagtccccttctcccacccTCCCTCTCGACACACACAGGCGCAGCATGCTTGGAACGCGGAGCAGAGAGGGTTTTGCCTCCCTTAAAGCCAgaagcatgttaaaaaaaaaaaccaaacaaactgcCCTGTAAGGCAGTTTGGGTCTGTCACCATCTCAGCGCATCTGTGCAGCAGATGGTGCTAGTGCCTGGGTTTTCTTCACCGGGGCAGTCCTGCAGGGAAGTAAATTAGGACAGGAGGTTTGCAGCTCCCTCCAGGAACATGTGCAAAAAGATCTGCAAAGCCACCGAGAGgtaaattttataaaaatcagcCCCCTGATTAGGATTTCAGGAAAGTTTACCCTCCTGCATTCCTGGAAACTGTCCACCTTCCCTATGCATTCCCATGGGGAGTAATACCTGCCGCGTCCCCTCAAAAAAGGAtcagccttttttgttttagacAGATAATAAGACCATCCACAGCTACACCGGATCAGATTAAACATTCATAAGGCACAGAATCCTCCTGCTTTAGAGACAGCTGTGAGATGAAGAGGATTAGGAAGAAATTGCCCCATGAGCACTTTGTTCCATCCTTGTCCAGTAATGATTTTCATGCAGCTTCCACTAATCTACTGGCCGCTATCAAGCAGGACACACAGTCTCTGACTGGATTCTGTTCCTTCTGCCGCTAAACGTTCACTGAAGTCCCTCAAAATCTCCTCATGGCTTCCATATTCATCACTACAACTTCATATTCTGTTGTTCAGCTTCTGACAGAGTGTATTATTGCACTTCTGTGAGACATTCACGATAACACTTATCTGAGCAAATTAAAGCACTTCCTAATTAAGACACATTGACTCCGCCTCACCTCCAACTTCTGCTTGGTATCAGCTCCTAGGAGGTCTCGTATGTCTTCGTTGTAAATCTCCAGGTAGGAAGCTCTCACCAAGAACTTGGCATTTTCAGCACACTGCACAGAACAGGAATGATTTTTGGGTAAGGTTCTCAAAATGAAGGCAAGCAGGCAGCCCACATAGATCCTTAGTGCCAGCTGGGTGCCTACCTCCCTTCAACACTTCATCAAATCTCTCCTGGCATTTCATTCCCAGGTGTAACCACTCAACACACTCGCTATAGGGACTTTCGGTCCTTAAACATCTCAAGTGCGAGTCCATGAAGTCAGCAGAGATGAGGGTGCAGTTCATCTGACTATACACAGGCCTCAGCTTTTGGATGAGAGGCAGCATACCCCAAAGCCTGTCCACATTCTCACTCCCGAGCGCAATCGGCACTCGCTTCCTGGGGTATGAATGTCTTTCTTGATATCACACAATCTTATAACTCTTTCACTTTGTTACACGCCTACCTGTACACTCTCAAAAATGTGTTCAAATGCTCTGGGTATTATGCCTTTCTGTATAGAAGGATCCACAACTCCCTGCATGGTGAATGACTTCCCACTGCCAGTCTGGCCATAGGCAAATATGGTGCCATTGTAGCCTTCGGTGACACCCTGGAAATGAAGGGGAACCAAATAAAATAGCCATTACCTTCACACTTTGCATAACTACAAATGCATTGTCCAGAATCAATCCTACCCcgtaaaagatattttaaaggaagagcCGGAACTAAACGTCAAACAACTGCTTGATCTTCACATGCCATCAGagtataataattaaaaaatgcattctgcTAGCATATAAATCGATGGTTTTCTctcaaaaatggaaaacttgaAGAAATGCAGGTGTTGAAAAGTGGAAGGGCAGTTGACAACGCTTAGAAgaccagaatatttttttctcttggaaagcTGGCTGAAAGAAGGCCTCACTTTCACTTGTTCCTATTTCAGAGAAGCATGGCAGGAACAGaagatattttgatttcttaaggttcaaataaaaagaaaaagaaataatctgttaACCTAATAATCTACTGTTTCAGACCCTGGTTGTTCTCCTGAACAGGAACTTCCATCTTAAAATTATCACTGGCCATTTTATCCCTGTTTCATCTTCTAACAAagttgggttggtttttttttggggggggggggggggggggggggtttgcttAACTGGTTCCTTTCTCATCCTAGCTGTTTACCGTGCTGATGTATTAACAGGCAACGAACATATCCCCTCTCATTTTGCTATTCTAAAACAGGCTGAGGTTCCCTGTCTTCTCTAAAGTTTCTTGCTTAACAGTAAAAATATCCCTAAAATCATCAGGAGTCTTTTTTGTCCCCTTTCTCCTCACAACActttctgctgcagtttctgtccaGCTACCACCTCTAGGGCCTGCTCAGGGGGGttcatttttcatataaacATCCACCTAAAACAATTAAATGTAATTCTATCCTCAGTGCCCTGCTGGCTGctgaagaagtatttttttcttcccaatttcCCAGCCTATCACTGAGGTGCTGTTTTGCCCTCCTCTGCACCCCAGGGTTGCATCTAAGTCTCTTGAAGCAGTAGACAGGGCTGTTTCTGTCCATAAATCAGTTCTACTTAGGGATCGTCTACCCACATAAAACTGCAGCCCACGTCCCAAGCTATGTGTTGGCTGCTTCCAGCTTGCTTCAGGCACCACTTACCTCCACGAGTGGGTAGGCGATCTCGTTGTAGATCTGCTCTGTACTGTGCTCCTGGTAGTACGCCCCATCGAAGGTGAACTGCTTCGGGGGCTCGCCGGTGGCGGCGGGGTTTTGGAGGAAGCACTGGCCCCGTGCACTCTCCATGCTGACGACCGCCTTGCAGCCGAGAGCCTTCTCACGCTCGTTCATGGGCCGGCAGCGGACGATCACCTTCACCGCCTCCGAGGCCATTTTTCAAGGCCCAGCTCTACCCCACACTCACTCACTTGGTGGGGCTGAGGGGCATCGGGGCCTGGGTAGGCCTGGGGGAAGGCTGGGGCAAGCCTAAGCGCAGGGCCTGCACCCCTCGGTGGGGTGGACCACTCACTGCTTGCTGGGGGCACTGAGGGGATGGACCCCCCTACAACTTGGCGTGAGGAAGGAGAGCCAGGGAGGGCACAAATGGCTGGGGTAAAGGAGAGATtaaggaggagaaaagcttGGGAGGgatgaagggaaagggggagacTTGGGACAAGTCTGAGGGGGAACTCGGGCAGGCCGTGGGGGAGGAAACCTGAGGGGATCCTGGGGGCAGGAAAGCCTCAGGTAACTCTGGGGAGCTGGGACAAGCCCAAAGGGGACTGGGCGAGGGAAAACCTGATGTAAACCTGTAGGTATCGGGCAAGCCTGAGGGAGCGGAGGGAAACCCGAGGCGAGCCGGGGTGCGTGGAAGGAGCCGGGGGGAGCTCAGGGGAGGCGGGAAGGGCCGTCCGAcccaccgcgcatgcgcgcagCGGCCCCACGCGGTTACCACAGCGACGGGGTAGCGCGGCGCAAAGGCCCCGCCCCGCGAGCCACGTGACTGCGGGCGGGCACGCGCCCGCGTGCAAGAGCCGGCGTGCACCAAAGCGCACGtgtgcaagggggggggggggggggcggcgggcacGAGGGCACGCGTGCGTGGGAGTGCAGGTGCATGGGGGCGCGAGCGTGCAGTGGCACGGCTGCACAGCCGTGCAGTGCACGAGTGCGCCGCCTGAGTGTGCAAGGGAAGGTGAGTGCACGGGTGTGCAACGGCACGAGTGTGTG contains:
- the LOC115342445 gene encoding protein diaphanous homolog 1-like, with protein sequence MALVLPQERAAGGLFFPLPHHGAACKRARSCARTLSCTCTLMNLHSGTCALGRLCSRACTHLYSCSTRSHPRVLARLHNCTVQLRTHARVCSRACTAALKPLRSRALAVSKPSCSCTLVHRYHRALTHSCRCTPVHSPSLAHSGGALVHCTAVQPCHCTLAPPCTCTPTHACPRARRPPPPPLAHVRFGARRLLHAGACPPAVTWLAGRGLCAALPRRCGNRVGPLRACAVGRTALPASPELPPAPSTHPGSPRVFPRPVPFGLVPAPQSYLRLSCPQDPLRFPPPRPARVPPQTCPKSPPFPSSLPSFSPP